TGTAGTAGCGCGGGACCGGAACCGGAAGGTCCATGTACTTTTGTTCGGCGTCGATGCGGAACGCATGCGGCGACTGGACGAAGATGATGCCCGCCGCCCCGGCCTTGGCCACGTTCACCCACCGCGTGTCCGAAGCGAAATCCATCAGCACCAGGTTGCCGCGGATCTCCTTCTTGTTCATGTCGCTCAAGTGTCCCGGGCCGACCCACACCAGATTCCCGGTGATTCCGTCCGGCCCGGTCATGGGGGTGCGAACATAGTTGGGAAAGAGGCAGTAGAGGGGAAGCTCGCGGGAGCCGACCGTCAGGGTGGCCCCGTGCGAGGGGCGCTCGCCGCGCTCCGCCTCCGGAATGCGCTTGCCCCAGCGCTCGTCGTCCGGGACGATGGGCACAACGACCTGGAACGGCTCTTCCGTCACGTTGGCCAGCCCGAGCGCGCGGAACTCGGCGGCGATGTAGCGGCCGGCCTCGTAGCAGCCGGGGTACCCCGTGAACCGGCTCTGGTAACCGGACAGGTGCCGGATGTGTCTGGCGGGGTCGATGGCCCGCAGGTCGGCTTCCGAGTCGCTCGCGGCCGCACCGGGCTCTGCGGCCAAGCTCGGTGTTGCGAGCAGAAAGAAAACAAACGCCGTACAGGCCGCGAATCCCCACTTGCGCGCCATCTCTGGACCTTCTCGCATCAGGGCAACCGGTTGTCGCCGCCATTATAGGCGGTCGCCCAATGCTGTCAAACGGAAAAGCCGTCCTCCGATGGTCATGTCTGTGGCACCGACCACGGCGCCGTGGTAGAATGCCGGCAGCACACCCGACCCACCCTCTTCCGGAAGCCCCATCCATGGACGAAGCCATCCGCAAAGCGGACATCCTGATCGAAGCCCTGCCCTACATCCGGCGGTTCGCCCGCCGGCCCGTCGTGGTCAAGTTCGGCGGCAGCGCCATGGAGAGCGCCGCTGTCCTTGACGACGTCCTGCACGACATCGTGTTCCTGGCCACGGTCGGCATCCGCACCATCGTCGTGCATGGGGGCGGCCCCCAGATATCCGAGGCGATGAAGCAGGCCGGGCTGGAGCCGAAGTTCGTCGAGGGCCATCGCGTCACCGATGCCGAAACCCTGCAGGTGGCCGTGCGCGTGCTCTCGGAAGAAATCAGCGCCGACATCGTCCGCCGCATCCGCGCATGGGGCGGCCGTGCGCGTCCCGGCTACTCGGGCGGACGCAGCCTGCTGCGCGCACGCAGGAAGCTCATGCGCGCCACCGTCGACGGCGTGCCCCGGAAGATCGACGTCGGGTTCGTGGGCGAGGTCCACGACGTGGACCTCTGGACCATGCTGGACGCGACCGACGACGGCAGCGTGCTGGTCCTTCCCCCCATCGGTCAGGACGAGGGCGGCCAGCTCTACAACGTCAACGCCGACACCGCCGCCGCCGCCGTGGCCGGCGCCCTCAAGGCAGAGAAGCTGGTCTTCCTCAGCAACGTTCACGGGATCATGACCGAACCCGGAAACCCCGACTCCTTCATCTCGAGCGTTCCGGAGGAACAGGTGGAGGCGATGATCCGGGACGGCGTCATCTCGGGCGGCATGCTTCCCAAGGTGGCCGCCTGCGTGCGCGCTATCGATGCGGGGGTCCGCAAGGCGCACATCATCGACGGACGTCTGCCTCACTCGCTGCTGTTGGAGATCTTCACTGACAAGGGCGTCGGCACGGAGATCCTGAAGTCGGCTCCCCCCGCCGGCGCTTAGAGCGGCCCATGCCGAGCGTCTCCTTCCAGAGCCCGACCGTCCTGCTCGGTCTGGGGCTCGTGCCCCTGCTGTGGCTCGCCTGGGGGCAGGCGGCACGGCAGGCCCGGCGCATCGGTGAGCATTACGGCGGGCCGAAGTCCTTGTCAGGCAATCCGTTGCGGGGCGCGGCGCGGCTCCTGGCCCTGGTGCTGCTGATCGCCGGGACGGCCGGGCCCGGCTACCTCGGCGCGGGCGTCGATGCCCGGGCGGGGACGCCCGTCGTGTTCGTCCTCGACGTCTCCGCCAGCATGGAGGCGCGGGACGCCGTGCCGGATCGCCTGGCGGCTGGCCGCGCCGCCGTGCGCGACCTCTGCGCGCTCGTGCCGGATGCGTGCGCCGCCCTGGTGGCCGGCGGGGAGGCCGCCGCCGTCGTGTGCCCGCCGACGGACGACCGCCGGGCCTTCCTGGCCATCCTCGACCAGGCGGCCGTCGGCTGGATGCCGGCCGGCACCTGCGTGGCCGCCGGGCTGGAGGCGGCGCTCCCGCTGGTGGAGCGCGAGGGAGGCGCCGTCATCCTGGTGAGCGACGGCGAGGACCACGGGCCGGCGCCCGACGAGGGCCTCGAGGCGCTGCGCCGTGCGGGTGCCGTGGTGCATACCGTGACGGTCGGGACGCCGGTCGGAGCGCGCGTCGACCGGGCGACGCCCGCCGGCGGCGATCCGCCCCTGAGTCGGGCACGGCCGCAGGCCATGGCGGAATGGGCGCGCCGCGGCGGCGGGCGGGCGTGGACGGCGCCCGGCGGCCTGCCCGCCCGCGCCGACCTGGTCGTGCCGCCCGGCCTGCGTTGGGAGGCTGCGCGCCGCCGCGGCGTGCTGGTGGATCTCAGCCCCTGGCTGTACGCGGGCGCCGCGCTCCTGGCGGCCCTGTCCCTGCGGCTCCTCTGAGCCCGATCAGGCCGGGCTCTGCGCCGCCCGTCGGGCGAGTTCGGCTCCGAGCTTCCGGCAGGCCTCCGCCTCGGCCTCGCCCGGGGCGCCCTTGATCATCAGCGTCTCGGCCACGAGGGGACCGACGCGCTGGAAGAGCCCCTCGAACGGCTCCTTGATGCGCCCCCCGCCGCCGTGCGTGGCGAACAGCGCGACCGGGATGCCCTCCAGCTCCTCGTTACCCTTGCGCTTGGCGATCAGCCAGTCGTCCATGAACTGCTTCAGCATGCCGGCAGGGTAGCTGAAGTAGTCCGGCGCACCGAACGCGACGCCGGCGCATTCCTCCAGTATGGCGGGGTCCACGCGGCCGTCGTTGGTGTTGAACGAGACGACCTCGAAATCGCCCGCCGAGCGGATCCCCTCGATCACGTGCTCGGCGGCGGCCTTCGTGTTGCCCAGCGACTGCGAATGGTAGATGACAGCGATCTTGCTCCGGCGCATCCCGTCTCTCCCTTCTTCGCGAGGGTCAACGCTCCCTCAGGCGTCCAGCCGGCCGCCTGCGTCCGAACGGAACTGACTCCACAGGCGGCGGAAACGGCTCCTGTAGATTACATCGAACAGCCGTTCGCGCCCCGGGAAATTCCGCTCGACGAACTCCCGGAGCTTCCGTATCTCGATCACCACGTCGATGGCCGGGTAGTCGCTCGCCACGATCAACGAGCAGATGCGGTCCGCCCGGCGCTGCAGCGCGCGATACGACTCCTCGGACTCCGGCCTGTCATCGACGTCGTCCACGCCGCGCCTCCCGGCCCGCGTCATCCGCCCATCCTAAAGCACGCGGCGCCCTCCCGCAACGCGCAGCCGGCCCGGGTTCAACGCTCGCCTTCATTCCTCGCGACCTTCCGCCACGCCCACCGAACGATGAGCCAGTCCACGACGACCGACGTGATTGCCGCCAGAACAACAACCACCATGGGGTTCCTGTCAACTGACGCATAATGGGGCCTGCCCAAAGCGGCAATGCCCAGCGTTTTCCAGGCGACGGCCACGGCGATGACGACACGCCAGAACATGTAGACGAGTATGTCGAGCAGCAGCAGCGGGAAAAGGAGGCCGTCCGCGAGTGCCAACCCGAGCCCATGGAGCCGTCCGGCCGAACGCCGGATCTGACCGACGGCGATCCATCCCAAGATGGTTGTGGCAAAGGGGGCGAGAGAGCCGAGCGGCAACAGCACTACCAATGCCGCGATCTGCCACCAGGCTGGTCCGGGTGCAGGACTACCGTGGGGGCCCGTTACGGGCACAGCGACGAGCCACAGGAGCAACATGACAAACGTGAACGGAGCCCAGGCTGCGCCCACAACCGCCACACGGGAAAGGCGCGAAGGCCGAACACCGGTGGTCGGTGTACTCTCGTCGGTTGCCGCCTGCCCATCCTCGACGTAGGACTCCGCCGCGTCCAGCATCCCCAGAACCGCCTCTACGTCGGCTGTAGTGGGCTCATCGCCGGCGCGCTCTTCAAGCATGTCGCGGATCTGTGCCTCCACGTCGCCGGTCACGCTACGGCGTTCCGTAAGCGGCATGCCGCGGGCGGCGAGGGCCCTGTCGATTGTTTCGAGGTGCTCTGTGATGAGGTGTTCGGGGTCCGAGCGATTCTCACTGCCCGCCATTTTATCCCTCCTTGAGCAGTTCGTTGACCACAGAAGCCACCTGCTGCCAGCAGAGCGTCATGTGCGCCAGGCGGGCCCGGCCCGCCGGGGTCAGACGGTAGTAGCGGCGCGGCGGACCGTTGGGGGAGGGTGCCTCCCGCACAAGCACGAGCTTCTGCGCCGCCAATCGGGCCAGGACCGGGTAGACCGTGCTCTCGCTGATCCCGAGGGACTCTGCGCCGCCAAGACGCTGCAGAATCTGGTAGCCGTAGGCCTCGCCCTGCCGCAACGCTCCCAGGACGCAGGGTTCCACAAGCCCCTTCCGCAACTGAGCCAGCCAGACGCGCATGTCACTCCCCTCGGTCTATAGTGGATTATGCTATACGATAACGTATGGTAGCGTCAAGAGGCCCTTTCGCAACATCTTGGGGTCGGCAGAATCGGCGTGGGCGCGCGGCGTCTCAGAGGAGTCGTGGCGGCCTTGCCCTGCGGGCGCTCGGCCTGATAGCGCGCAGGGTACCCAGCGCTCACGCGCTGGGCCAAACGACCTGCCGCCCGCCCGGGGGCGGGCTCAACGTGCAAACGCCGCTGCGTTTGCCGCAGATCCGCCGTTGAACCACGACGACACGACGAGCACGACGAAAACAGCGGGCGAACGGGGCGGGCGAACGGGCGATGGCGCTGCACCGCGGAGTGCTGGAGGGCATGCGGCGGCTCCTCAACTGCACGGCCCCATGAGGATGTCATCCCGAGGGCCGCTCAGGCGGCCCGAGGGATCTGGCCGTGGCTCGGGCGAACGTGCTCAGCCGACGGAGCACAGGCAGAAGCGGCCGTTCGGACGGGCTCCCCCCCCTTACAACTCGTCCCTGTACTTGCGGTAGAGGCCGCGGAACTGGTGGTAGGTCAGGCCCAGGGCCTCGGCGGCGAGGCGCTGGTGGAAGCGCGCGCCCTCCAGCGCCTCCCGAAGCAGGCGCACTTCGAGTTCCCGCACCGCCTCCGCGAACGGCTTGCCGGAGGCCGGGGCGGAGGGGGGCGTTTCGGACGGCTCGGCGGCCGGTTCGGCGCGGTCGGACGCCGGCGCGTGAGGAGAGCGGAACGGGTCGAAGTCGATCGTGTGGATGACGGGCGAATCGGCGCGGTAGACGGCGCGCTCCACGACGTTCTTGAGTTCCCGCACGTTGCCTGGCCAGGCATGGGCTTCGAGCCGGGCGAGGGCGCCCGCGTCGAACTCGGGCACCTCGTCCCGACCCAGTTCATGGGCCATACGGGCGGCGAAATGCCCGGCCAGCAGTGCCACGTCGCCCGCGCGCGCCCTCAGCGGCGGCAGGAAGAGCACCTCGAACGACAGTCGGTCCAGCAGGTCCCGCTTGAACAGGCCCCGCCGGGCACGTTCGGCCAGATCGACATTCGTGGCGCCGACGATTCGGACGTCGACCTCGACCTTCTGCGCGCTTCCCACGCGCTCAAAGGCCCCGTACTCGACGACGCGCAGGATCTTCTCCTGCACCTCCAGCGGCGTGTTGGCGATCTCGTCCAGGAAGAGCGTCCCGCCGTCCGCCGCCTCAAACCGGCCGGCCCGGCGGGCGCCGGCGCCCGTGAAGGCGCCTGCCTCGTGCCCGAACAGCTCCGTCTCGATCAGGTTCGGCGAAAGGGCGGCGCAGTTGAGCGTCACCAGCGGGCCCTGCCACCGGCCCGAGAGGTAGTGGAGGCGGCGGGCGGCCAGCTCCTTGCCCGTGCCGCGCTCGCCGACGATCAGCAGGGGGCGGTCGACCCCGGCGGCAGCCGAAAGGTGCTCCTGGAACGCCAGGAACGCCTCCGATTCCCCCAGGGCCTCGGCCACGCGCTCAACCCCTCCCGGCATCGTGTCTTTCATGCGCGAATGGACCATTTAGAGGGCTAACTGACCTGATTGTAGCGGAAATCACCACGAAACGCAAGGGGGCCGCCCGGTGGGGGCATGCGCAAGTCTTTGGCTTCAAATCACTTGCGATGTGTGTGTTTTCTCTGGCATCCGTATTGCTCAGGGACGCCCCCAGGAGCGGCATTCACCGATGCTCAGAAGGAGGGACGGGAGATGGGTATCTTCAGCCGACTGCGGGACATCATCAGCTCCAACATCAACGCCATGCTGGAGCGTGCGGAGGATCCTGAGAAGCTCATCAAGCTGATGATCCAGGAGATGGAGGACACGCTGGTCGAGATCAAGGCGTCCTGCGCCGGCGCCATGGCCGCCTGCAAAAAGACGGAGCGCGCCCGCGACGAGGTCCAGTCCTACGCCGACCGGTGGGGCGAGAAGGCGGCCCTGGCTGTGCAGAAAGGGCGCGACGACCTGGCCCGCGAGGCCCTGGTCGAGAAGCGGCGCTACCGCGAGCGCGCCGAGGCCCTGGAGCGGGAGCTGACGCAGTTCCAGGGGCTGGTGCAGCAGTACCAGGACGATATAATGCAGCTGGAGGAGCGCTTGGCCTGTGCGCGCGAGAAGCAGCGGGTGCTCGTGCAGCGGCACGTGCACGCCCGGGGCAAGAAGCGCGTCGAGCAGGACATCCGCCGCGTCGACACCAGCGACGCGTTCGTCCGGTTCGAGCAGTTCGAGAACCGCATCGAGCGTATGGAGGCCGAGGCCGACCTCGTGAACGCGCACCGCAAGCCGGCCCTCGAAGAGCGCTTCGCCGAGATCGAGACCGACGAGGAGATCGAGCAGGAGCTTCAGGGGCTCAAGAACCGGACGGCGCCCGAGTAGCTGGAACACGCAGAAGGAGGCCGGACGATGCAAACGCTGGGACTGGCCATGCCGCTGGGGATCGGAATGGAGTCTCGGTCGGTCAGCGTACTTGCCGTGATTCTGTTCTTCCTCATTCCCCTGCTGATCCTGATCGCGATCGGGGTGGCGCTCCTGATGCGCTCGGGGCGGGGGCGCAGGGACACGGCCGATGAGACGCGCATGATCCAGGAGATCTACAGCGGACTGCGCAAGATGGAGGAGCGCGTCGAGGCGCTGGAGACGTTGCTCCTGGAGAGCGAAGGAAAGGAAGAGGCGCATGAACGTCAATGACTGGCAGCGACGCACCGGGCCGTACCGCGCGCGGGACGGCCTCATCCTGGGCGTCTGCAAGGGGATGGCCCGCTACATGCAGTGTTCGGTTCTGGTGGTTCGGTTGATCGTGATCATCCTCACCCTGCTGTCCACCGTCTGGCCGATGCTGCTCGTCTACTTCCTGGCGGGGGTGCTGATGAAGCCGGAGCCCGTCGTGCCGCTGGAGACGGCGGGGGATGCGGAGTTCTACAGCTCCTTTGCCGGCTCGCGCCGCATGGCCGTGGACAGGCTGAAGGCGAGCTTCGACCGCCTGGACCGCCGAATCCGCCGCATGGAGGGCATCGTGACGGACCGGGAGTACGACTGGGAGCGGCGCATACGGCGCTGACGGCTGCGTACAAGAGAGCAGGGCACCCGCGCCGGCGAACGGCGCGGCGTGCCCCGCGTCACTTGCCGACCGGGCCGCTACCTGCCGTACACGATGGTCGTGTACGTGCAGTAGATGCCCAGGATGTTCGTCTCTTCGGAGTCGACGTGATGGATCTGCGTGATCTGACCGTTCTTCATGGCCGCCTCGATCGAGGCATCGCCGCGGGCCAGCAGGATGATCCCCTCGCTCATGGCCACGCCCCGCTTGAGGTTCTCGGTGCCCATGGACGTATCGCCGACGGCCACCGGGCTGCGCGTCATCTGCACGGGGGCAATGATGGCGCCCGTCGGGTATGTGCAGCCGACGGCGACAGCCAGCAGACCGGCCAATCCCAGCACTAGCGCGAAACGCTTCATCGTACAACCTCCTCGCAATGAGTGAACAGGGCCCTCGGCCAGGTCCGCCGCGGCTCGGAGTCCGGTCCGGGCTGGCCTGTGCGAACTCACCCCCCCGGTCCCCTCGCCGGGCGACCAGCGGCCCCCCGGCAACACAGTCCAAGCATACCTCGCCGGCCGGACCGGTTCAAGCCCTATCAGCCCGCAGAAGACTGTGGACCAGCCGCCCGCCGGGGCCTGCCCGCCGCGGCGGGGGGGCGGGGCGCCTGTGCCACACAAGAAGAGTGCCCGGACTGCCCGCGCATCGACGGTTCCCCTGATCGTCTGGCAAGCACCCGGGGCGAGGCCGGACGGCAACCGGCAACGGCAACAAGACCCATGCCAGGCCGCAAGGCGCAATGACCGGACAGGGCGGGCACCCTCCCTCTGACGTTCAAGTCATTGCGATGCAAGGACTTAGCTCTCCGACACATCACCAGCCTGTCGGCCACGGACGCTGGGAACGCCCCTGCCGTCCGGTCCGCGTTCGCTTTCGGAACGGCCTACTCTTGAACAGGGGATGTCCGTTTGGGTATGATACATTTGTGGAGATGAATTCGCCCGCGCGCCGACCCGGACTCGGCGTGTCCCGGTGAACCTGATCGAGGCGGACGAACCATGACACGAGCGCTGACGGACAGGCAGCGGGAGATCTTCGACTTTATCTGCGAGGTGATGCGGGCGGACAACCGCCCCCCGACGGTTCGCGAGGTGGCCGACCGCTTCGGCTTCCGCAGCCCGAAGGCGGCGACCGATCACCTGGACGCCCTCGAGCGCAAGGGCTACATCCGCCGTCGCAGCCGCAAGGCGCGTAACATCGAGATCCGCGAGGAACTCTCGCCGCAGGGCATCCCCATCGTCGGCCGCATCGCCGCCGGCTCGCCCATCCTGGCCGTCGAGAACCTGGAAGGCTCCCTCTCCACGACCGGGCTCTTCCGCCCCGATGAGGGCACCTTCGCCCTCCAGGTGGAAGGCGAGAGCATGATCGGCGCCGGCATCCTCTCGGGCGACTACGTGATCGTCGACAGCAAGGAGCGCGTGCAGAACGGCGCCATCGCCGCGGTCGGCATCGGCGACGAGGCCACCGTCAAGCGCGTCTTTATCAGCAGGGGCCAGATGCGGCTGAAGTCCGAGAACCCCGAGTACGACGACATCGCCGTCGACAAGAACTCGCCCGAGGTCGTCGTCTACGGTCCCGTCATCGGCGTCGTGCGCAAGCTCTAAGCGCCTTCGCCGTCAGTTCGAGCACCGTCGCTTCGGGGGCGGTACAGAAACGGACGCGCGGCGCGGAGCGGCCTTCCATGCCGATCCCGCGGTTGACGTACAGCCACATCCGGCCGACGCGCGCGATGCGGGGCCTGGCGGGCCCTCGCTCCCTTGTGCGCGGCGCCCGGGACGCCATCGAGGAGCAGGACGACGCGACCCTGCTCATCCCGGACGTCGACGGCAACCGTTACCGCGTCGACATCACAAGGCTGGATGCCCGCTCCCGCCGCCTCTTTGAGTGCCTCGTCTGACCCTGCCGAATCCGGCTCCTGCAACATCTCGCGCTGCCATCTGTTATAGATAGTGAGGCCGCGAGGCGCTTCCAGAAACCGGGAGGGGCACGTGGACGGGCCGTCCGACGATGAACTGCTGGCGATGTTCCGCGAGGGCGACCTCGATGCGTTCGACGCGCTGTTCGACCGTCACCACGTCGACGTCTACCATTTCGCCTGTCTCATGCTCAATGGCCGCAACGACGCCGAGGACGTCCTGCAGGATACCTTCCTCGCGGTGGCGCGTTCGGCCCGTGCGTACAGCCCCCGCGGCCGTTTCCGCCCGTGGCTGATGCGCATCGCGCGGAACCTCTGCCTCAACCGGCTCCACTCCGAACGGCTGCGGAGACGCGTGCTGGCGGCCGACGGCGACTTCCCGGACGAAAGCGCTTCCGGGGCTCCGGCCGCGCCCGAACTGCTCGAATGGGATGAGGGAATGCGGGCGGTCCATGAGGCCGTGCGTGCCCTGCCCGAGCGGCAGAGGGAGGCCCTGGCACTCTACGCGTTCGAGGGCATGACGTACGGGGAGGTCAGCGAGGCGCTCCAGGCGCCCATGGGCACGGTCAAGGCGCTCATCCACCGCGCCCGCGCCGCTCTGGCCCTCGCGTTGAACCACGATCAGGGAGCACAACGAGATGACGTGTGAACGCAAACACGAAGAGCTGGCGGCCTTCGCCGCGGGCGATCTCGATCCCGAGAGCGCTGCCGCCCTGAAGGGGCACCTGGAGGGCTGCGCGGTCTGCGCGAGGCGCCTGGCCGCAATCCGCGAGACGGACGCGCGGCTGAAGCTTCTGCCGCGCCTTCGGCCGTCGGCCGGGGCGATGCTCCGGACGCGGCGCGCGCTCAATGAGGAACTGCGCGCCAGGCCTGCGCCTGAGGTGATGACGCTGGAGGAGGCCGCGGCGTTCCTGCGGGTGGAGCCGGACGATCTGCGGGAGGCCGCGTCGCAGTTGCCGGCATTTGAGATCGGCGGGCGCATCCGCATCCGCCGCGAGAAGCTGATCGATTGGATTGCCCGGCGCGAACGCGTCTACGCGCGCAGCACTGCCGAGAGCGACGTGGCGCACATCCTGTCGGGCATCAAATGGGAGGTCGACGATGGCACCAACGGCGACAAGGGAAGAGCACGTGCGGTTCTGGCGGTTCCTTGCCGGGCGCCTCAAGGAGCACGGCAACATCCTGTGGGCGCTCAACGAGAGCAAGGAAGAGATGGCCGGCACGGCATTCGAGGGTCCTCTGGCCCGGATCTCAGCGGCGCTTGAAGGTGGCAAGCCTTCCCACATGGCTGTGGCCGGAGAGCCAGAGCTGTTCTCGCAGAGCGTCGCCGTCCTCCTCCGTGCGGCCGAAGAGGGAGGGCCGATCCCGGCCGTCGCGTCGCGGCTGGTCGAGGCTGTACAAGACGGCAGCCTGCCGCTGCCCGGCGTGCCGCCGAAGGGCGACGAGCAGGTGCGCTTCTGGCGCTGCTTCGGGCACATGATCGGGTCGGGGGTTCCAATCCTGGAGACCTTTCGGGTCTTGCGCAAGGAGGTCTGCACGGATGCTCTGGCGGACGCAGTGGAAGCTATCGAGCAGTCCGTTTTGCGCGGCAGCTCGATGGCGTCCGTGATGCGAGAGCACACGGATCTCTTCCCACTTGCCGTCTGTTTTGCCGTGGAGATCGGCGAGGACTCCGGGAACCTGCACGAGCAGGCGATGAGGATTGCCAATGCGCTGGAGTCCGGCGACCTCCGTTCGCTTCGGGCGGAGCCGATCGAGGCCCTGCCCCAGATGCACGAACTGCCGGCCGTCAGCCGCTTTGTCAACGTTCTGATGCTCAACGCCCTGCAGGAGAGGGCGAGCGACGTACACGTCGAGCCGACCGAGAACGGGCAGGGGCGGTTTCGCCTGCGCCTGGACGGCGTGCTTCACGATTACAGTCGGCCACGGGAGGGCTTGCGCCCGGGCGAGCAGATCCCCTATGACGAAGTCGTGAACCGGATCAAGGTCATGGCGGGCATGGACTTGATGGAGAAGCGGGCGCCCCAGGACGGACGCATCCAACTCAACGTGAGCGGAAGGGCCATCGACGTACGAGTCAGCAGCGTACCGATGGTTCGCGGCGAGCGCGTCGTGATGAGGATGCTGGACCGAAGGACGATGCACCCCCGGCTGAGGGAGATTGGCCTGCTCGACGAAGATCTGGCGACGGCGCGGAGCCTCTGCCGCCTGCCACACGGCCTGGTGCTCGTGGCCGGTCCGACGGGCTCCGGGAAAACCACGCTGCTGTACGCCATGCTGATGGAACTGGATCGCGACAGCCGGTGCGTCGTGTCCGTCGAGGACCCCGTCGAGTACTACCTGGAAGGCGTCTCGCAAGTCGATGTCGACCCCCGGGCCGGGCGCACCTTCCCTGCCGTCGTGCGGAGCCTGCTGCGCCAGGACCCCGACGTGATCATGATCGGCATGCTGCCTGATGCCGAGGTCGCGAACCTGGCGGCGCAGTGCGCCCTGAACGGTCACCTTGTGTTCTCCACAATCGACGCCCCCACGGCTTCGGCCGGCCTGAGGCGGCTGCTGGACATGGGCCTGGAGCCCTTCGTGCTGAATTCCTCTCTGGCTGCCGTCATCTCCCAGCGCCTCGTACGCATGTTGTGCCGGGAGTGCAGGGAGCCGATCGACCCGCCGCGCCACTCCCTCCCGCCGGACGCGGCGGAGATGCTTGAAGGCCGGGAAAACGTGCAGTTCTACAGGCCGGCCGGCTGCGAGAAGTGCCGGGGCACCGGCTACCGCGGCCGCACCTGCATCCACGAGATCCTCACCCCGGACCACCGGATCAGGGAACTGATAGCCGGGGAGGCCCCGGCGCGCGAGATCCGCCAGGCCGCCACGGCGGCCGGCATGCGCACGATGCTCCAGTGCGGAATCCTGCGCGCCGCCGACGGCACGACCTCGGTCGAGGAGGTGCTGCGGGTGATGGCCGCTGACCTGTGGGAATGACCCCGCGTAAGCAGCCCGACGGGCGCCGGCGGGACGTGGCCTGCACTGCGCATGGCGTGCTGATATGCATGAGAGAAGTGGCATCACGATTCATGCAGCGCAGGGGGCGATCATGCGTTTCGCGTACCGGGTGCTCTACTTGTCGGTTCTCGCAGCCGTTCTGTGTTCCGTGCCGGCGAAATCCGCCCACGGGGGAGTCGGGCTCGGACTGGAAGGACTTCTGGGCGGGCCCGTGCCGAGCGGCACGTCCAGGAACTCCGCCACCTTGCGGTATGAGAGCCAGCCCAAATGGAACATCGTCAGGGGGATCCTGTACCTGGGAGGCAGCGAGTGGACGGCGCCGAGCACGGCATCGGCCAGGTCCTTCTTCTCGGCGATCTCGGGTGGCCCGGGGCGGAAGTCCGGCACGTCCAGGCCGTCCGGCCCCGAGAGGTGGCCCAGGTGTCTGAAGAGGCCCGGGCGGAAGGCCTTCAGCCAGTTCATGGTCACGCCGAACGTCACGCGCCTCAGCCAGGCGGCGAATCGGGTATGGTCCCGGAGCTGATCCAGGTTCGAGTAGGCCCGGATGAAGACTTCCTGCGCGATGTCCTGGGCATCGGCCCAGTGATCTACGATGCTGTACGCCAGGCCGTAGACGTGCCCCTGGTACCGTGAGACCAGCTCACGATAGGCGTCCTGGTCGCCACTGAGGACTCGGCTTACCAGTTCCGCATCGGTCACATCGGACATCGCGCGTACCCTCGATCCGTCTGCGTCGCGGCTCCCTCCGCGGGTCGCCGCCTCCAGGCTCTATGACAGCTCGCGGCCGCCGAAGGTTGCACTCGGCAGGGCGGCTGCCTCGCAGAATGCGGCCGCGGCGGCTCTGCCACGCACGACTTCGTCGAGCACGAGGTCGGCGGGGCCGCCGGTCGTCTCCAGAGCCTTGATACACTCGCCGTACGCCTCGGCGCCGACGTAGTGCCGCCCGCCGAAGGAATGCACCGGTTTCGCCTCGTGCAGAGCGACCGCCCGTTCGAGGAGGGTGCGGGCCGGCGCCCGCCGGTCATTCCGGTTCTTGCGCGCCAATGTAGCCGATCTCGACCGGACGTCCGCAGCCCTTCGCGATGTCCTCCGGCAGCGGCGCGGCGCTCCCCACCAGCGCGCTGTTTCTGCGCGGCCGGTAGTCGCGTTCCGCCGCGTTCGCGAAGGAGGGCTCCTCTCCGCCGTCGATGCTCACCGAGGCATCTCCGAAG
The Candidatus Brocadiaceae bacterium genome window above contains:
- the pspF gene encoding phage shock protein operon transcriptional activator, with amino-acid sequence MPGGVERVAEALGESEAFLAFQEHLSAAAGVDRPLLIVGERGTGKELAARRLHYLSGRWQGPLVTLNCAALSPNLIETELFGHEAGAFTGAGARRAGRFEAADGGTLFLDEIANTPLEVQEKILRVVEYGAFERVGSAQKVEVDVRIVGATNVDLAERARRGLFKRDLLDRLSFEVLFLPPLRARAGDVALLAGHFAARMAHELGRDEVPEFDAGALARLEAHAWPGNVRELKNVVERAVYRADSPVIHTIDFDPFRSPHAPASDRAEPAAEPSETPPSAPASGKPFAEAVRELEVRLLREALEGARFHQRLAAEALGLTYHQFRGLYRKYRDEL
- the pspA gene encoding phage shock protein PspA — protein: MGIFSRLRDIISSNINAMLERAEDPEKLIKLMIQEMEDTLVEIKASCAGAMAACKKTERARDEVQSYADRWGEKAALAVQKGRDDLAREALVEKRRYRERAEALERELTQFQGLVQQYQDDIMQLEERLACAREKQRVLVQRHVHARGKKRVEQDIRRVDTSDAFVRFEQFENRIERMEAEADLVNAHRKPALEERFAEIETDEEIEQELQGLKNRTAPE
- a CDS encoding PadR family transcriptional regulator — protein: MRVWLAQLRKGLVEPCVLGALRQGEAYGYQILQRLGGAESLGISESTVYPVLARLAAQKLVLVREAPSPNGPPRRYYRLTPAGRARLAHMTLCWQQVASVVNELLKEG
- the argB gene encoding acetylglutamate kinase produces the protein MPAAHPTHPLPEAPSMDEAIRKADILIEALPYIRRFARRPVVVKFGGSAMESAAVLDDVLHDIVFLATVGIRTIVVHGGGPQISEAMKQAGLEPKFVEGHRVTDAETLQVAVRVLSEEISADIVRRIRAWGGRARPGYSGGRSLLRARRKLMRATVDGVPRKIDVGFVGEVHDVDLWTMLDATDDGSVLVLPPIGQDEGGQLYNVNADTAAAAVAGALKAEKLVFLSNVHGIMTEPGNPDSFISSVPEEQVEAMIRDGVISGGMLPKVAACVRAIDAGVRKAHIIDGRLPHSLLLEIFTDKGVGTEILKSAPPAGA
- a CDS encoding phage-shock protein, translated to MESRSVSVLAVILFFLIPLLILIAIGVALLMRSGRGRRDTADETRMIQEIYSGLRKMEERVEALETLLLESEGKEEAHERQ
- a CDS encoding TRL-like protein family, which codes for MKRFALVLGLAGLLAVAVGCTYPTGAIIAPVQMTRSPVAVGDTSMGTENLKRGVAMSEGIILLARGDASIEAAMKNGQITQIHHVDSEETNILGIYCTYTTIVYGR
- a CDS encoding VWA domain-containing protein; protein product: MPSVSFQSPTVLLGLGLVPLLWLAWGQAARQARRIGEHYGGPKSLSGNPLRGAARLLALVLLIAGTAGPGYLGAGVDARAGTPVVFVLDVSASMEARDAVPDRLAAGRAAVRDLCALVPDACAALVAGGEAAAVVCPPTDDRRAFLAILDQAAVGWMPAGTCVAAGLEAALPLVEREGGAVILVSDGEDHGPAPDEGLEALRRAGAVVHTVTVGTPVGARVDRATPAGGDPPLSRARPQAMAEWARRGGGRAWTAPGGLPARADLVVPPGLRWEAARRRGVLVDLSPWLYAGAALLAALSLRLL
- a CDS encoding PspC domain-containing protein, whose product is MNVNDWQRRTGPYRARDGLILGVCKGMARYMQCSVLVVRLIVIILTLLSTVWPMLLVYFLAGVLMKPEPVVPLETAGDAEFYSSFAGSRRMAVDRLKASFDRLDRRIRRMEGIVTDREYDWERRIRR
- a CDS encoding FprA family A-type flavoprotein, which produces MRRSKIAVIYHSQSLGNTKAAAEHVIEGIRSAGDFEVVSFNTNDGRVDPAILEECAGVAFGAPDYFSYPAGMLKQFMDDWLIAKRKGNEELEGIPVALFATHGGGGRIKEPFEGLFQRVGPLVAETLMIKGAPGEAEAEACRKLGAELARRAAQSPA